A region of Diospyros lotus cultivar Yz01 chromosome 3, ASM1463336v1, whole genome shotgun sequence DNA encodes the following proteins:
- the LOC127797847 gene encoding protein NRT1/ PTR FAMILY 7.1-like, producing MEPTDSTNARLVLAPEEGQANNHLRPEHAVAHCGHNEQTMACSISIEGHPTTKSTGGWNSAIILLANQGLATLAFFGVGVNLVLFLTRVIGQDNATAANNVSQWTGTVYLCSLVGAFLSDSYWGRYLTCAIFQIILVLGLVLLSLSSWLLLLKPEGCGDGEQLCYPTSSVGTAIFYLAIYLVAFGYGGHQPTIATLGADQFDESNLKQRKSKAAFFCYFYFALNVGSLFSNTVLVYYEDTGKWTLGFWASTGSAVLALVSFLLGSSGYRRIKPCGNPIPRVAQVFFAAARKWKVVPAQENELYEVEGSESAIKGSRKILHSNQFKCLDKAATLTEKDQCDTIKPWRLCTVTQVEEAKCILRMLPIWLCTIIYSVVFTQMASLFVEQGVVMNSDIGNFHLPAASMSAFDICSVLICTGIYRQILVPLAGRLSRNPKGLSELQRMGVGLVIGMLAMLAAGLTEVERLKRVIPDGHSSSLSIFWQIPQYVLVGASEVFMYVGQLEFFNEQAPDGIKSFGSSLCMASISLGNYVSSLLVNMVMVITARGDSPGWIPEDLNDGHMDRFYFLIAVLTAADFVIYVYCAKWYKCINVDDGRNSMEDQKTQQAEEVQGRV from the exons ATGGAACCCACGGACTCAACTAATGCAAGACTTGTGCTGGCGCCAGAG GAAGGGCAAGCCAATAATCATCTGAGACCAGAACATGCAGTTGCACACTGCGGCCACAATGAACAGACGATGGCCTGTTCAATTAGCATTGAGGGGCATCCTACGACAAAGAGCACTGGAGGCTGGAACTCAGCTATAATCTTGCTAG CAAATCAAGGCCTTGCAACTCTGGCTTTTTTCGGAGTTGGCGTCAATTTGGTATTGTTCCTGACCAGAGTTATCGGGCAAGACAATGCCACTGCAGCAAATAATGTCAGCCAATGGACCGGGACTGTATATTTGTGCTCGCTGGTGGGAGCATTTCTCAGCGATTCCTACTGGGGCCGATACCTTACCTGTGCCATTTTTCAGATAATCCTTGTGCTG GGTTTGGTCCTATTATCATTATCCTCCTGGCTTCTCTTGCTCAAACCTGAAGGTTGTGGTGACGGAGAACAGCTTTGTTATCCCACTTCTTCGGTTGGCACTGCCATATTTTACTTGGCTATCTACTTGGTGGCATTTGGATATGGCGGACACCAGCCCACCATAGCCACATTGGGAGCAGACCAGTTCGATGAATCAAACCTTAAACAAAGGAAATCTAAAGCAGCTTTCTTCTGCTACTTCTACTTTGCACTCAATGTCGGCTCGCTGTTCTCCAACACGGTTCTGGTATATTATGAGGATACTGGGAAATGGACACTTGGGTTTTGGGCATCGACAGGATCAGCTGTTTTAGCTCTAGTCTCATTTCTGTTAGGATCATCAGGATATAGGCGTATTAAACCGTGTGGGAATCCTATTCCACGCGTGGCTCAAGTATTCTTTGCTGCAGCTAGGAAATGGAAAGTGGTTCCAGCACAAGAGAATGAGTTGTATGAGGTTGAAGGATCAGAGTCCGCAATTAAAGGGAGTAGGAAGATTCTTCATAGCAATCAATTTAA GTGTTTGGACAAGGCTGCAACCTTGACAGAGAAAGACCAGTGTGACACTATAAAGCCATGGAGACTTTGCACTGTCACTCAAGTAGAAGAAGCCAAATGCATACTAAGAATGCTACCCATTTGGCTGTGCACCATAATATACTCAGTAGTCTTCACCCAGATGGCTTCCCTCTTCGTCGAGCAAGGTGTAGTCATGAACTCTGACATTGGAAACTTCCATCTTCCTGCAGCAAGCATGTCGGCTTTTGACATCTGCAGTGTCCTCATCTGCACTGGCATTTACCGACAGATCCTCGTGCCACTAGCTGGAAGGCTCAGCAGAAACCCCAAGGGCTTATCCGAGCTTCAAAGAATGGGCGTTGGACTTGTCATAGGCATGCTGGCCATGCTAGCAGCCGGCCTCACAGAGGTGGAGAGGCTCAAGAGGGTGATCCCAGATGGCCATTCCAGCTCTTTGAGCATATTTTGGCAGATTCCTCAGTATGTCCTTGTTGGTGCCTCTGAGGTCTTCATGTACGTTGGTCAGCTAGAGTTCTTCAATGAACAAGCCCCGGATGGGATAAAGAGCTTCGGGAGCTCCCTGTGTATGGCATCAATATCGCTTGGCAACTATGTGAGCAGCTTGCTGGTTAACATGGTGATGGTGATCACTGCCAGAGGTGACAGCCCTGGCTGGATCCCGGAAGACCTAAACGATGGCCACATGGACCGGTTTTACTTCCTCATCGCCGTCTTAACGGCTGCTGATTTTGTGATTTATGTCTATTGCGCCAAGTGGTACAAGTGTATCAATGTTGATGACGGGAGAAATAGTATGGAGGATCAGAAGACCCAACAAGCAGAGGAAGTGCAGGGTAGAGTGTAG